Proteins co-encoded in one Saccharomyces mikatae IFO 1815 strain IFO1815 genome assembly, chromosome: 14 genomic window:
- the PHA2 gene encoding prephenate dehydratase PHA2 (similar to Saccharomyces cerevisiae PHA2 (YNL316C); ancestral locus Anc_3.29) — MNEKTLKVLFLGPKGTYSHQAALQQFQCISDVEYLAATSIPQCFNELEKDTSIDYSVVPLENSTNGQVVFSYDLLRNRMIQKVLSSTASADANRITPDIEVIAEQYVSITHCLISPIELPNGIESLGEFKEVIIYSHPQVWGQVEGYLKSLAEKFPQLTFSRSDCSSTSESVNHCMRSQTASCNKILHLAIASEMAARLHNAYIVEHPINDKLGNTTRFLVLKRRESACNYELKDYQQPQVNLLTFTTRQDDPGSLVDVLNVLKIHSLNMCSINSRPFHLNENDRNWRYLFFIEYYTDRNTPENKERLYRDISAKSKQWCLWGTFPRNERYYHK; from the coding sequence ATGAACGAGAAGACTCTGAAAGTCCTTTTTTTAGGCCCTAAAGGTACGTATTCCCATCAAGCTGCattacaacaatttcaATGTATATCTGATGTCGAATACCTCGCAGCAACCTCTATTCCTCAGTGTTTCAATGAATTAGAGAAAGACACTAGTATAGATTATTCTGTGGTACCGCTGGAGAATTCTACTAATGGGCAAGTAGTTTTTTCCTATGACCTTTTGCGCAATAGGATGATCCAAAAAGTTCTATCCTCAACTGCTTCAGCAGATGCTAATAGAATCACGCCAGATATAGAGGTTATAGCAGAGCAATATGTGTCCATTACGCATTGCTTGATCAGCCCCATTGAACTACCAAACGGTATCGAATCCTTAGGAGAATTCAAAGAAGTGATAATATATTCACATCCTCAAGTATGGGGCCAAGTCGAGGGTTACTTAAAATCCCTGGCGGAGAAATTTCCCCAACTCACCTTTAGCAGATCTGATTGTTCCTCAACATCCGAATCGGTGAACCATTGCATGCGGTCACAAACTGCCAGTTGCAACAAAATTTTGCATTTAGCCATTGCTAGTGAAATGGCAGCTCGGTTGCATAACGCCTACATAGTCGAACATCCGATCAATGACAAACTCGGTAACACAACAAGATTTCTAGTTTTGAAGAGGAGAGAAAGTGCATGCAACTATGAACTTAAGGACTATCAACAGCCACAGGTTAATTTGCTAACCTTCACTACCCGTCAAGATGATCCTGGTTCTTTGGTGGACGTTTTGAACGTACTAAAAATTCATTCGCTCAACATGTGCTCTATAAATTCTAGACCATTCCATTTGAACGAAAATGATAGAAATTGGCGATATCTGTTTTTTATTGAGTATTATACTGATAGAAATACCccagaaaataaagaaaggcTCTATAGAGATATCAGTGCAAAAAGTAAACAGTGGTGCCTATGGGGTACATTTCCTAGAAACGAGAGATATTATCACAAAtga
- the PFS2 gene encoding cleavage polyadenylation factor subunit PFS2 (similar to Saccharomyces cerevisiae PFS2 (YNL317W); ancestral locus Anc_3.25), whose protein sequence is MDGHSQNQYHNQSQNQQSQQPPLKKYVTQRRSVDVSSPYINLYYNRRHGLPNPVVEPETSYTIDIMPPNAYRGRDRVINLPSKFTHLSSNKVKHVIPAIQWTPEGRRLVVATYSGEFSLWNASSFTFETLMQAHDSAVTTMKYSHDSDWMISGDADGMIKIWQPNFSMVKEIDAAHTESIRDMAFSSNDSKFVTCSDDNILKIWNFSNGKEERVLSGHHWDVKSCDWHPEMGLIASASKDNLVKLWDPRSGNCISSILKFKHTVLKTRFQPVKGNLLMAISKDKSCRVFDIRYSMKELMCVRDETDYMTLEWHPINESMFTLACYDGSLKHFDLLQDLNEPVLTIPYAHDKCITSLSYNPVGHIFATAAKDRTIRFWTRARPVDPNAYDDPTYNNKKINGWFFGINNDINAVREKSEFGAAPPPPATPESHSLPNMNGFINKKPHQEISEIDSSNIKSSTLPGLSI, encoded by the coding sequence ATGGATGGACACAGTCAGAATCAGTATCACAATCAAAGTCAGAATCAGCAATCTCAACAACCGCCTCTGAAAAAATACGTGACGCAGAGACGATCAGTAGATGTAAGCTCACCATACATCAACCTCTACTACAACAGAAGACATGGATTACCCAACCCAGTGGTAGAGCCAGAAACCTCATACACAATAGATATAATGCCACCCAATGCCTACAGAGGTCGAGATCGAGTCATCAATTTACCCAGTAAGTTCACGCATTTAAGCTCTAATAAAGTGAAGCATGTGATACCCGCTATCCAGTGGACTCCAGAAGGTAGAAGACTTGTAGTGGCAACTTATAGCGGAGAATTCTCTTTGTGGaatgcttcttcttttacgTTTGAGACTCTCATGCAAGCGCATGATTCGGCTGTAACTACGATGAAATATTCTCATGATAGTGATTGGATGATTAGTGGAGACGCAGATGGAATGATTAAGATATGGCAACCAAACTTCAGTATGGTTAAAGAGATAGATGCAGCACACACAGAAAGTATTAGGGATATGGCGTTCAGTAGTAATGattcaaaatttgttaCATGTTCggatgataatattttgaagatttggaATTTCAGCAATggtaaagaagaaagagtaTTATCGGGACACCATTGGGACGTGAAAAGTTGTGACTGGCATCCTGAAATGGGATTGATTGCCTCTGCATCTAAGGATAATTTGGTTAAATTATGGGACCCCCGTTCGGGAAATTGCATTTCGtcaattttgaagtttAAACACACTGTTCTAAAGACACGATTTCAACCTGTCAAGGGTAATCTATTAATGGcgatttcaaaagataagTCATGCCGTGTATTCGACATTAGGTACAGTATGAAGGAACTCATGTGTGTAAGAGATGAAACAGATTATATGACACTAGAATGGCatccaataaatgaatCTATGTTCACTTTAGCGTGCTATGACGGGTCATTAAAGCATTTTGATCTTCTACAAGATTTAAATGAACCTGTTTTGACTATACCGTATGCCCATGACAAGTGCATCACTTCGTTATCATATAATCCAGTAGGGCATATATTTGCCACCGCAGCTAAAGATAGGACTATAAGATTTTGGACTAGGGCAAGGCCAGTCGACCCTAATGCGTATGACGACCCGACGTATAACAATAAGAAGATAAATGGTTGGTTTTTTGGtatcaataatgatatCAACGCTGTGAGGGAAAAGAGTGAGTTCGGCGCAGCCCCACCACCACCTGCTACACCTGAATCACATTCCTTACCAAATATGAATGGATTCATCAACAAGAAACCGcatcaagaaatttctgaaaTTGATTCATCGAATATCAAAAGTTCAACATTACCAGGTTTAAGCATATAA
- the VNX1 gene encoding calcium/hydrogen antiporter (similar to Saccharomyces cerevisiae VNX1 (YNL321W); ancestral locus Anc_3.19), which yields MAKNNHMPAGGNSTTGDARLKEEVLTPITSASTPHRIFSVDDDPKEIQNDIRYLEGLHEGLKFALHANKSKRSVSSQSPIVHSGNNTSHHHEHQQHLPPTLESLSSKSHSVPELNTVAPVSPKRMHSSIRELPHDGNDDRDENEDSRFIIHDSHGHDLLIDEINCQSPSHLESNDQASNASSTESFTLRERQDAINETHPFGIRIWKPALYKKHRSVQRTAAQDIHETQLKTITWEVNCSNVLWSLLFGLPIAILFYSAAILVFILGGGGLMTNSAKDYSKCLYKLANYFLWPFGKMVYLLQDEQYLQEDKDEGISMQQFYNWVTSYSNRLVFHQSQAKLQQREEQPATTTESSSLMPPVNTTETPLNSNHPSYNSIRHEIPHTATQRRYFGRGKWSWGRVLFYTIFHLALQPILALLSLCLWLLVFTIPMSNVLWQIMYHCRRHPLALGFKNIENSSQSHENAIIQQQLNKNILLCTFRAAGWHYYKYTVDGTNVIVVNLITIVFFTIFDFYVLKNLLSWKTWFTDESSIFILCLTSTIPLAFYIGQAVASISAQTSMGVGAVINAFFSTIVEIFLYCVALQQKKGLLVEGSMIGSILGAVLLLPGLSMCGGALNRKTQRYNPASAGVSSALLIFSMIVMFVPTVLYEIYGGYLVNCADGANDRDCTFSHPPLKFNRLFTHVIQPMSISCAIVLFCAYIIGLWFTLRTHAKMIWQLPITDPTSTAPEQQEQGSHDAPNWSRSKSTCILLMSTLLYAIIAEILVSCVDAVLEDIPSLNPKFLGLTIFALVPNTTEFLNAISFAIHGNVALSMEIGSAYALQVCLLQIPALVIYSIFYTWNVKKSMINIRTQMFPLVFPRWDIFGAMTSVFMFTYLYAEGKSNYFKGSMLILLYIIIVVGFYFQGALSE from the coding sequence ATGGCCAAGAACAACCATATGCCTGCCGGTGGTAACAGTACCACTGGGGATGCTCGCCTTAAAGAAGAGGTTCTGACCCCAATCACTTCAGCCTCGACTCCTCATAGAATCTTTAGCGTGGACGATGATCCAAAAGAGATTCAAAATGACATCAGGTATCTTGAAGGTTTACATGAAGGTTTGAAATTTGCACTTCATGCTAACAAATCTAAACGATCCGTTAGCTCGCAATCACCTATCGTACATAGTGGCAATAACACGTCACACCATCACGAGCATCAACAGCACTTGCCGCCCACACTGGAGTCCCTATCCTCCAAGTCGCACTCTGTGCCGGAATTGAATACAGTTGCACCTGTGTCTCCTAAACGAATGCATTCATCTATCCGGGAGTTGCCCCATGATGGCAACGACGATAGGGATGAGAATGAGGATAGTCGGTTCATTATTCACGACTCGCATGGTCATGATTTGTTAATAGACGAAATCAATTGTCAATCGCCTTCACACTTGGAAAGTAATGACCAAGCTTCGAATGCTTCTTCTACAGAGTCATTTACGTTACGAGAAAGACAGGATGCCATCAATGAGACCCATCCTTTCGGTATTAGAATATGGAAACCTGCTCTGTATAAGAAGCACCGGTCCGTTCAAAGAACTGCAGCTCAAGACATCCATGAGACACAGTTGAAAACCATCACATGGGAGGTGAATTGTTCCAATGTGCTATGGTCTCTTTTGTTTGGTTTGCCCATTGCGATACTTTTCTACTCGGCGGCTATTTTGGTATTTATATTGGGCGGCGGAGGATTGATGACGAACTCTGCCAAGGACTACTCCAAGTGTCTTTACAAGCTTGCTAACTACTTCCTTTGGCCCTTCGGCAAGATGGTGTACTTGCTGCAGGACGAGCAGTATTTGCAAGAAGACAAAGATGAAGGTATTAGTATGCAGCAGTTCTACAATTGGGTGACTTCATACTCCAATAGACTGGTGTTCCATCAGTCGCAAGCCAAACTACAGCAAAGAGAGGAACAGCCCGCTACAACGACGGAATCATCTTCGTTAATGCCGCCCGTCAACACAACGGAAACACCGCTTAATTCGAATCATCCATCATATAATTCTATCAGACACGAAATCCCACATACAGCAACTCAAAGGAGGTATTTTGGTAGAGGTAAATGGAGTTGGGGCCGTGTGCTTTTCTATACAATTTTCCATCTCGCCTTGCAGCCGATTCTTGCCCTCTTATCCCTTTGTCTATGGCTTCTGGTGTTTACTATTCCCATGAGTAATGTGCTTTGGCAAATCATGTACCATTGTAGAAGACACCCATTAGCGTTAGGGTTCAAAAATATAGAGAACTCGTCCCAATCTCATGAAAATGCGATAATCCAGCAGcaattgaacaaaaatattctcTTATGTACGTTCCGTGCTGCTGGTTGGCATTATTACAAGTACACAGTTGACGGGACAAACGTTATTGTTGTCAATTTAATCACCATTGTGTTTTTCACGATTTTCGACTTTTatgttttgaagaatttacTTAGTTGGAAAACGTGGTTCACAGACGaatcttcaatattcaTTCTTTGTTTAACCTCTACCATCCCATTAGCATTCTACATTGGCCAAGCAGTCGCTTCGATATCCGCTCAAACTTCCATGGGTGTTGGTGCTGTCATTAATGCATTTTTCTCGACCATCGTAGAAATTTTCCTGTATTGCGTAGCATTGCAGCAAAAGAAGGGTCTCTTAGTGGAAGGATCCATGATTGGTTCGATTTTGGGTGCCGTGCTTTTATTACCAGGACTGTCCATGTGTGGCGGTGCTCTGAATAGGAAAACTCAAAGATACAACCCAGCAAGCGCAGGTGTCTCTTCCGCAttgttaattttttctatgaTTGTGATGTTTGTTCCCACTGTTTTATACGAAATATATGGGGGGTATTTAGTGAACTGTGCAGATGGTGCTAACGATCGTGATTGTACCTTTTCACATCCTCCCCTAAAGTTCAACCGTCTATTTACCCATGTCATTCAGCCAATGTCCATATCCTGTGccattgttcttttctgcGCTTATATCATTGGGTTGTGGTTTACTCTTAGAACACATGCAAAGATGATCTGGCAATTGCCAATTACAGACCCAACTTCAACTGCGCCTGAACAACAGGAACAGGGTTCACACGACGCACCCAATTGGTCAAGAAGCAAATCTACTTGTATTTTACTCATGTCCACGCTTTTGTACGCAATAATCGCAGAGATTCTCGTGTCTTGTGTCGACGCTGTCCTAGAGGATATCCCCTCATTGAATCCGAAATTTCTTGGCCTTACCATTTTTGCTCTAGTTCCCAATACCACAGAATTCTTGAACGCTATTTCGTTTGCCATACATGGTAACGTGGCACTATCGATGGAAATCGGTAGCGCTTATGCCTTACAAGTTTGTCTTTTACAAATTCCGGCCTTGGTCATTTATTCCATCTTCTACACATGGAACGTTAAAAAGTCTATGATCAACATCAGAACACAAATGTTCCCATTAGTCTTTCCTCGTTGGGATATTTTTGGTGCCATGACGAGTGTTTTCATGTTCACCTATTTGTATGCTGAAGGGAAAAGTAATTATTTCAAGGGTTCCATGTTGATATTACTATACATTATTATAGTTGTGGGATTTTACTTCCAGGGTGCTCTCTCAGAGTAG
- the SMKI14G0180 gene encoding uncharacterized protein (similar to Saccharomyces cerevisiae YNL320W; ancestral locus Anc_3.21), with amino-acid sequence MFWKVSKMFFGGLVALTTISVATLYRYQNRLVYPSWAQGARNHVDTPDSRGIPYERLTLITQDHVKLEAWDIKNENSTSTVLILCPNAGNIGYFIPIIDIFYRQFGMSVFIYSYRGYGNSEGSPSEDGLKLDADSVISYLSTDPFHAKRKLVLYGRSLGGANALYIASKFRDLCDGVILENTFLSIRKVIPYIFPLLKRFTLLCHEIWNSEGLMGSCSSETPFLFLSGLKDEIVPPLHMRKLYETCPSANKKIFEFPLGSHNDTIIQDGYWDIIREFLTEKGLI; translated from the coding sequence ATGTTTTGGAAAGTCTCTAAGATGTTCTTTGGTGGCTTGGTGGCACTAACAACAATATCGGTTGCAACCCTTTATCGCTACCAAAACCGTTTAGTCTACCCATCATGGGCCCAAGGTGCGAGAAATCATGTTGATACTCCTGATTCTCGTGGAATACCCTACGAAAGGCTAACTTTAATTACGCAAGACCACGTAAAACTCGAAGCATGGGACATTAAGAATGAAAACTCAACAAGTACTGTGTTGATTCTATGTCCTAATGCTGGTAATATAGGGTACTTTATACCAATAATTGACATTTTCTATCGCCAATTTGGAATGAGCGTCTTTATTTATTCGTATCGTGGTTATGGTAACTCGGAAGGTTCACCCAGCGAAGACGGTTTGAAATTGGACGCCGACTCTGTTATATCATATTTATCAACTGATCCATTCCATGCAAAGAGGAAGTTGGTACTATATGGTAGATCTTTAGGTGGCGCTAATGCTCTTTACATTGCTTCAAAATTTAGGGATTTGTGCGATGGTGTAATATTGGAAAATACATTCTTAAGTATTCGGAAGGTTATTCCATATATATTTCCCCTTTTAAAACGATTTACGCTTCTATGTCACGAAATCTGGAATTCGGAAGGCCTTATGGGAAGCTGTAGTTCAGAAACtccatttttgtttttaagCGGATTGAAAGATGAGATTGTTCCACCCCTTCACATGAGGAAACTGTACGAGACATGTCCTAGTgccaataaaaaaatttttgaatttccaCTTGGTTCACACAATGACACCATTATTCAGGATGGGTATTGGGATATAATAAGGGAGTTTTTAACAGAGAAAGGTCTTATCTAA
- the HXT14 gene encoding Hxt14p (similar to Saccharomyces cerevisiae HXT14 (YNL318C); ancestral locus Anc_3.23) — protein MTAQIPYQHSSGYISHFHNNELDAGSGRDYNVTIKYIDDKEEKEESQATNSSHNSSLHIPILLCLVISLGGFIFGWDIGTIGGMTNMVSFQEKFGTTDITNHDETILISTKQLTDLQIGLIISIFNISCGVGALTLSKIGDWVGRKAGIWFALVVYCIGLTIQILSCGKWYFLTLGRAVTGIGVGISTVLVPMFLSENSPLKIRGSMVSMYQLIVTLGILMGNILNFICERCYKDPTQNLAWKLPLFLGYIWAIVIGMSLVYVPESAQYLAKIKNDVPSAKRSFARMNGIPITDSTVIEFIDDLMENNYNKEESGNESKNKTLIKRKAFEFMMGKPKLWLRLVIGMLIMAFQQLSGINYFFYYGTSVFKGVGIKDPYITSIILSSVNFLSTILGIYYVEKWGRKTCLLYGSTNLLFYMMTYATVGTFGRETDFSNIVLIIVTCCFIFWFAITLGPVTFVLVSELFPLRTRAISMAICTFVNWMFNFLISFLTPMIVSKIDFKLGYIFAACLLALIIFSWILVPETRKKNEQEINKIFEPE, from the coding sequence ATGACTGCTCAGATTCCGTATCAACATAGCTCAGGATACATTTCTCACTTTCATAATAATGAGCTCGATGCAGGTAGTGGACGAGATTATAATGTTACAATTAAATATAtagatgataaagaagaaaaggaagaaagtCAAGCAACAAATAGTAGTCATAACTCTAGTCTGCACATTCCTATTTTATTGTGTTTGGTAATCTCACTCGGTGGCTTTATCTTTGGATGGGATATTGGGACTATCGGTGGAATGACAAATATGGTTagctttcaagaaaaatttggaacAACTGATATTACCAATCATGATGAAACTATTTTAATATCTACAAAACAACTGACTGATTTGCAAATAGGTCTGATTATAAGCATTTTTAACATCAGTTGCGGTGTGGGGGCACTGactttatcaaaaatagGTGACTGGGTCGGCAGGAAAGCTGGTATATGGTTTGCCTTGGTAGTATACTGCATTGGTTTAACAATTCAGATACTTTCTTGTGGTAAGTGGTATTTTTTGACTTTGGGAAGAGCTGTAACAGGTATTGGAGTGGGCATAAGTACTGTATTGGTGCCAATGTTTCTTTCCGAGAATTCTCCGCTGAAAATAAGAGGTTCAATGGTCTCAATGTATCAACTGATTGTAACGCTCGGTATACTAATGGGTAATATTTTAAACTTCATATGTGAGAGATGCTACAAAGATCCAACCCAAAATTTAGCTTGGAAGTTACCTTTATTCCTAGGGTATATTTGGGCCATCGTAATTGGAATGTCACTTGTTTATGTTCCTGAATCAGCACAGTACTTGGCaaaaatcaagaatgaTGTGCCTTCCGCGAAACGTTCTTTTGCTAGAATGAATGGCATTCCTATAACTGATAGCACAGTAATTGAATTTATCGATGACTTGATGGAAAACAACTATAATAAAGAGGAAAGTGGAAACgaatcaaaaaataaaactttaattaaaagaaaggcCTTTGAATTTATGATGGGAAAACCAAAGCTATGGTTGAGACTAGTTATCGGTATGTTGATAATGGCATTTCAACAGCTGTCTGGAATaaattactttttttattatggAACATCTGTTTTCAAAGGTGTAGGGATCAAGGATCCTTATATCACTTCAATAATATTGTCAAGTGTCAACTTTCTTTCCACGATACTAGGAATCTATTACGTGGAGAAATGGGGTCGCAAGACGTGCCTATTGTATGGCTCAACAAATTTATTGTTCTACATGATGACATATGCTACAGTGGGAACCTTTGGAAGAGAAACGGACTTCTCAAACATTGTTTTGATTATTGTGACttgttgttttattttttggttcGCAATAACATTGGGACCTGTTACGTTTGTGTTAGTTTCCGAATTGTTTCCCTTAAGAACTAGGGCCATCTCAATGGCTATTTGCACATTTGTCAATTGGAtgtttaatttcttgatttcattCTTAACACCTATGATTGTATCCAAGATCGACTTCAAACTAGGGTATATATTTGCCGCTTGCCTTTTAGCATTAATTATATTCAGCTGGATACTAGTACCTGAAAcgagaaagaagaatgagCAAGAGATCAATAAGATATTCGAACCAGAGTAG
- the DAL82 gene encoding Dal82p (similar to Saccharomyces cerevisiae DAL82 (YNL314W); ancestral locus Anc_3.31) — protein MDESVDPVELLLRLLIRHKPHLKPYAYKQDSWQRVLDEYNRQTGSRYRQSRTLKTKFRRLKDLFSADRTQFSPSQLKLMGALLDEAPEHPKPRTKFDNESSSSSSSSSFVKGHPGPDLFQQLSSVEHRNNHSSDEEHSGSQPLPLDSITIGIPPTLNTIPMILSKDSDVGKVIKSPKINKNTNRFSETALPPHIGNEQSWSDSNLELEICLDYLHNELEMIKKRQEDFECKVLNKLNIIEALLSQERSPNRGDKL, from the coding sequence ATGGATGAATCAGTAGATCCTGTAGAGCTGCTTCTGCGATTGCTGATACGACATAAGCCCCATCTTAAACCTTATGCTTACAAACAGGATAGTTGGCAAAGAGTGCTCGATGAGTACAACAGACAGACTGGATCAAGATATAGACAATCGAGAACGTTAAAGACCAAGTTCCGTCGACTGAAGGACCTTTTTAGTGCAGATCGAACACAGTTCTCACCTTCTCAGCTCAAGCTAATGGGAGCGCTCTTGGACGAGGCACCAGAGCATCCAAAACCAAGAACtaaatttgataatgaatcatcttcatcttcatcctcttcttccttcGTCAAAGGTCATCCAGGACCTGATCTCTTTCAACAGTTGTCATCAGTCGAACATAGAAATAACCATAGTTCTGACGAAGAGCATTCAGGATCTCAACCTCTGCCCTTAGATTCAATAACAATTGGAATTCCGCCTACCCTCAACACTATCCCTATGATTTTGTCCAAGGATAGCGACGTTGGGAAAGTCATTAAGAGTCCTAAGATAAACAAGAACACCAACAGGTTCAGTGAAACGGCGCTACCTCCACACATTGGTAATGAGCAATCCTGGTCAGATTCTAATTTGGAGTTGGAAATATGTTTAGATTATCTTCACAACGAGCTCGAAATGATCAAAAAGAGGCAAGAGGATTTTGAGTGCAAAGTCCTAAACAAGCTCAACATTATTGAGGCTCTTCTTTCACAGGAGCGGTCACCCAACCGAGGAGATAAACTATAA
- the ATP11 gene encoding Atp11p (similar to Saccharomyces cerevisiae ATP11 (YNL315C); ancestral locus Anc_3.30) — protein sequence MWKLTSRSSAIIHIYNRLFSVSNKAIGRPSVFRFYSSYPEQKYRKRLLEEAHKQGFNSIEELKNHLKNTIESKKREFNKIDPLKELEDYEQRTQMANNNSKNVMTKSRSPLDPNAPKVPFKTLNSFLDVTKLEDLSKQEVEFLWRARWAQKDNTLCAVIPVAIYDKMMANAKNNPVFVLPLPRQVQPEESKSNEEQGMELHYIQWQFVGPQTTHCMMTSLAEYKLHQEFARPHTTFQFHSDLVKDKGIVFMNGHVEPDTNVKVQDAQLLLLNVQRFYGAMGEETPVAKQRVQLLRDFSKGSPQFTVEKLISLSQSMEN from the coding sequence ATGTGGAAGCTAACAAGTAGAAGTAGTGCTATTATCCATATTTACAACAGGCTTTTTTCTGTGTCCAACAAGGCAATTGGAAGACCCTCTGTTTTTCGTTTTTACTCTTCTTATCCAGAACAGAAATATAGAAAGAGACTTTTGGAAGAGGCGCATAAACAAGGTTTCAACAGTATAGAAGAGTTAAAGaatcatttgaaaaatactatTGAATCTAAGAAGCGGGAATTCAATAAGATTGACCCATTGAAAGAACTAGAAGACTACGAACAAAGAACCCAAATGGCGAATaacaattcaaagaatGTAATGACGAAATCAAGAAGTCCTCTTGACCCGAATGCTCCTAAAGTTCCATTCAAAACGTTAAACTCTTTCTTGGATGTAACAAAGCTGGAGGACTTATCTAAGCAAGAAGTTGAGTTTCTCTGGAGAGCGAGATGGGCACAAAAAGATAATACATTATGTGCTGTGATTCCTGTCGCCATTTATGATAAAATGATGGCAAATGCCAAGAATAATCCTGTCTTCGTTTTACCACTGCCTAGACAAGTTCAACCTGAAGAGTCAAAATCAAATGAAGAACAGGGAATGGAATTGCACTATATTCAATGGCAGTTTGTCGGACCCCAAACAACACACTGTATGATGACCTCCCTGGCTGAGTATAAATTACACCAGGAATTTGCAAGGCCTCATACTACTTTCCAGTTCCATTCTGACTTGGTGAAGGACAAGGGAATTGTTTTTATGAACGGCCATGTGGAACCGGATACAAATGTTAAAGTACAGGACGCACAATTGTTACTATTAAACGTTCAAAGATTTTACGGTGCTATGGGCGAAGAAACCCCTGTTGCTAAACAAAGAGTACAGTTATTAAGAGATTTCTCCAAGGGTTCCCCTCAATTCactgttgaaaaattaatcTCACTATCCCAGTCCATGGAAAATTAG